AACCAGAATATTTTGTTGGCTAGCAAGGCtcagctcttatttgaaatagctATAACcacttcaagtctttatttgaattaAGGTTCATTTCAAGTCcttgtttgagaaaatgagaatgttttagacccttatttgaaagtttcccaaaaacaaaaataaagggagGAGGGAGGCCCCCATTCcatgtgttttatttttattttttcaagtttttgacttttagtttgttttttaaaagaaaaaaaaagaaaaattaaaagatgaaattgtcATTCACTAGACAATGAATTCAAGTCCTTTTTCAAGACTGATATGACaacttcaaacccttatttgaagaaaaaaaaatctactttaagttcttatttgaaaagatATGAACATTTCAGATCTTTATTTGACATAATATTCGCTTTAGAccttatttgataaaataatggcacttcaagtacttaatttgaattttccccaaaaagagTAAAATCATGCGTTCAATCCAACCTCCATATCAATCTAGCATTGCCCAGTCAAATCACCATctgattttttcctttatacGTAAAAGGCATTGAGAAGTGCTAACAATTTCCCTGTAAACATTGTTGTAAGGTCTTCGTACTCGTTACCAAATATCCTATTTgaatcatttttgttttatgCTGAAAAAGTAACAAATCTAATGGAGTAATATTATATTCACATACTGTTTATGAGCCTGCATATCACTGACGATTGACAACGAAGACACGCTGCTTGAAAAGTCTTGCAACCCATGATGCGAAAGAACCTATTATTaggaagaaaagataagaaggaAAGAGAGTCTCCCGAATGGCACGTGCCTGGTGGCAGTGCACCCAGCCCCATCTCCTATGTTTCACATATGAGATTGTGCCCTTTGAGGATGACAAGGACCCCACCTTCGGTTTCTAGCTTCTTTTCAATTAGCACCATAACATCTCTCTTCATTAGGTTTTCGATGAAACTTATGGTGTACATGCATGCATCTTAAATTGCCAGAAAGGACACTGAAGAGTGCAATAATTTCTTCAGAAGGACAAAATCAATCGCTAACGATTGTCCGAGTTGTCATTTTCCCCATATGAGAAAGAAGAGATGCGAAGTTCAATTCTCCACATTTTCGAGGGACTAGGAGTAAAAATGTTGAGTTCTAAGTATGAGGTTCAATTCTCGCGTTGTACAAAAAAACAtgacaaaaatttgaaagtaagGTAAGAgttaaaataaaacatacaaaaaaaagaagataaaatcataaaataaaatgaaatgaaaacaacaAGCGCATTAGGTTTTCATCTATAGATCTTCCGTGGTTCTGGATTTTAATCTAGTGACCCTTTGTTCGTTCAAGATCACGGTATTAGCCCATTTGCTTTTTGCACGTCGGTCAAAATGGCCGCTCCACCCGACTCTCTCCTCAGGGTTTCTAGCAATATATCATGGAGCATCCATTTCGAATTCGAAAGACCAAAAGGGTCATAGGGTATAAAACCCCCAGAGTACGGGGGCCGTCCAGaaaattttaccctaaaaatGAATCGCGTGGGGTGCTGCTTTCTACGGTATGATCGGCTCCATCACTTTGGGCAGGGATGCCATGTGGTCAAAGGCCCACCGGATGGGAACACGGGCCTTGGAGCGGGGCAGAAAAAGAGATGATGGAAAAGGGCAGACGGATGATGAGGCCCACAAATGCAGTCCTTATCTATTTTCTGCAACCCCACCCGAATTGAAGCAAATGCTTTCCTCCTCCTTATATTTCATCAATGGAATGATCCGCACTGGCCAAAACAGCATGATGAAAATTGCGTGAAAGCACATCATGCCGAGGAATCGGGACTGCTCATAATTGAAGAATgaatgaatgagagagagagagaaatatctACATATGGATATGGTCGAAATGACCATATAATTCAAACCATGGAATGGACATCatctaaataaaaagaaagaagaataatgTCAAAAcgaattgatttttccattATATCTCTTGAATGTATGATACGAGGCTCGGTCCATACGTGGACGCCACGCCGCCCGTCATAACAAGTCCATAGCTCGAGCGAAACCTCAACCGATAACTCAGAACGTGACACCAAGTGCTATGGAAAAGGCCAATGGCCTCCCCGCAGACCTGCTCAAACTGATAAAATTCTGCAGCAGAATCAGGCAATGGCCTTTTTGAACAGCTCACATTTTGACTGAACAGAAGCTGATAgaatgagaaagaaagagagagctcTGCATTCTGGAACAGCGACCGACCCCACTCGCTTAAAGACACCCCCTCTCTCATCTAATTTCGCGTGTTCACAGTTCGCAGGCCTCGGCATTAAACTCCCCATCTTTTCCATCTGCAACCGGTTGCCCTTTCCTTTCTCCTCAGTCAAGAGGGCCCTCAAAAAGCCAGGTGTGCTGGAGAGTTCGGTCCGTGCACTGTGCAGTGGCAGTGCCATGGAGACGACAGCAATGGCCCCACGAGTTGAATTCCACTGGGGCTGAAAGAACGGAGCCTCTTCGCTCGTTCTTTTCCCCATCCCGTCCCCATCTTTCTCGCAGTGAACACTGGGGTCGCTCATGAATTTTGCCATTTCAAACCCTCAGATCGGGACGAAGAAAGGACGAAGCCAGGGAAGCCGGAGGTTCAGAGTGTCCTGAAGCCGCCTGACAAGGGGGGCGCGGGGGACTGTCCCACTGCGGTCTTCTGCATTTCATCAGCTTCCCGCCTTTTCTGAGAGAGAAAAGGCGGGTTCCTGTGACCCAATGGAGAAGGAAAATAACACAGATGGTCCAAGTTTGACCCAATGGACAATATAATTCTTGAATTCTAAGTTTATTAAATTTGATCTTGAGCTTATGATACATGTttgatttagtttttattatttgcATAAAAATATTCAGCATTGTCCATTAATTTACATAATGAATACTTTCACATAATTTATAGACTAAATcaaacatgtatcaaaagttcatggattaaattaaataaattaaaagtttatggataatattgcacattgaattaaatttaacaaaccacattgaataaatttaggGTTCATAAACCACATTGCATATTTTGgtaaagttcaaaaattattcatatcatTAATCCCTAAAGGAACCAATGGAGGAACCAATCCAACAAGGTTACATAGTACCCTAATTGTATCTTTATCTATCGCCACACAAGTATAGGAGAAATTCTGGGTAATTAATTGAGATCTTCTCAATCAGAAGACCGTCAATCCTCCCctaaaatgggttttcaagatgTTGTAAGAAGCCAACAAgaaaagttccttttttttttttgggtaaaggtaaGTCTAATATAGATTTTACCAAAATAATATACAAAGCAAGGAGACCCAgcaccaacaaaacaaacactCAAAAGACAAGGAGTCAAGAGAATGTAGAGGTATCGTGGTTCCACAATGAAACAAAAAGGCAAACAGCCGCAAGGAAATGAAAACagcaacaagaaaaggaaagaactcaatcaatcaaagattgACGACGGCAATCCCCAAGAAAGTTGTATGCCACATTGATCAATAATTACTGATGACCAATTACTGAGACCTCTGATTCCCAGTGACACAAGAGTTGCTACAGAACATAACCGTTGTGCCATGATTCATCCGATGTTACAACGGACGTTTCATCGGACAACGATCCATGGGGTAAAAGAATACTAAACCCACGTCCCGAAAATCGGAAAAGAACAGTAAATTAGCACCAAACTAAAGTAGTGAGACCGAAGCAGTGGCTGCAGAACTAAGCAAACGAAGGCCAGTTGAACATGATGAGCTACAGGACGCGAGCGTGCCGAGAGAcaaagctaaaaagaaaaaattcaattgacaagTCAAcaacaaacccaaaaaaaattcctGAGAGAGCCAAAGAAAACGCATGTATACGCTTCAATTCCGCGCAAACTACAAGGgcccttttccttttcagcttttccaTCATTACACTTAATTGAACGCTAAAAAGGGTATGATTAGCCTCGATTGCCAAATCCAATGCAAGCTCGCACATGCACACAATCTCGAGCCCATCTCTCGCCTTTTGCCAAAGCAGGGTTTGCAAATCGCCTGGTTTTCTGGCTTATAACACTAggatttaaacatttttatcaaGCTTGGGAGTAGGGAAGTGCAAAAGgatgataaaaggaaaaggagggaaagcttaaaagaacaaaagggcACGCAGAAGAATGGTAAATACAACCAcaggcctctctctctttcccccccTTTGGCTTTTCAGAAAACCAACTTCCTTCTGGGAGGCTGGAATTTATTGGTGTCCGAGGCGAAGGCGGCGAGGTCCTGGATGGTCTCGCTGATCAGGTCCTTGAATATGAGCCGCTCAACGTCCACAGCCGCCTCAGACACCTCCACAGGACAGCCGTCCCAACCGTTGATCGCGTCCCCCGCTAGATCCTTCCTCAGCACCCCACAGATCACTTCCAGCAGGTCGTCCGAGGTATCCCTCTCTCGGATCCTCTGGTACTCTGACCATATCTGCTGTAAGGACAGATTCTCAAGAGCCGAGCTTGCGACAACGGAAAGGGGCTTCCACTGGAGGAATTGCCTCTGCCTGTCGAGGATCTCCGCGACTGTGTCGAATGTTAGCCTCCTCTGGAGTCTCGAGACATGGGAGGTGTCCTTCCCATTGCGATACTGCTGCTTCTCCAGCAACAAGAACAAGTCGGAGTCCTCGTGAAGATAGCTGGATGCCTGGAGAATGTCGGAGATGTAAACATAATCACCGTCCTCCGCATTCTCATTGAGTTTGAAGGAAATTGGGGAAATGGGACTCCAAGCATCATCATCCAGTTCAGCCGCTTGATCTGCACCATACCAGACATCAACAGAGTCAGTCAAAATTTATAAACATCGCAACCCATCACCTCATGCCATCAACTGATAAGTTTTTCTAACATAACCAGAAATAGCCTTAATGGGTGATTTCGTTAGCCTAAAGAGGGGACATTGTCAACATCGGTACAAGCCACTAAATGGAGGAAAGCAACAAGGGCTCATTTCTACGCTGACTGCGCTCATGAAGAAGTCATTTTCACGCTTCTTGGGCAGAAGAAAACGATTCGAACTCCATTAAGAAAGGAGGGACCACCGAATGACCCACCAACCAGCATGGTGTCCTctgagaaatttcaaaacacatTCTTTCCATAGCCCAGCCAATCACTTCCTCACGTTAGGATCACATGACTGTCTCAAATTGCTTAGACCCAGAGAGATCCAGCAGCACAGCACAACCCCCATCAAACACATCCAGACAATACATAAGTATTATAAGCACTATGCAATGTTCTACGCATGTAATATATGAGGTCACTCTGTATTATTACACCGAACACGTGGTGGgtatttttttatgtatatatccCAACACCCACCCTCCATGGGGTCCGGTCCCCACAGGCTTGCGGGTGCCGAATGATTCTGGCTCTTCATTCTAGTCACAATCCAGCTCATCGGGTTGGACCCCCCACCAAGCCTACTAATTTAATCCATGCTCTTGTGCCTGAATTGGCCACCTTCATGTGTCGCCGAAAAAGCACACAAGAGCTTCCTCCACGCACGCGCCCACGTAAGACGCGGGTCGCAGATTTGCAAGACAACCCCCCCACAATTCATACAGAGGTCTACATTTGACAAACCCGAACTGCAGTTTTTACCGAAACGGACCCGAGTTTGCAGTATGACATGGACATGACTACGCGACGGTTGCAGTATGACAGGCCTACTTAACATTCCCAGCAGATGAAAATGATGTACTGGATATTTCTAAAATGGTTGAGAGCAAGAATGCCAACGCTTTCTCAAAGCCATGGACGACACAACGAGACCTATGACAATGCTGCTTTAAACGGGAAGCAGAGGGAGGGGGGGACCAAGCTGTGACacggagaaagaaagaaacaaagaaacaaagaaagaaaggcctGAGACTGAGACCAGGTCCAGTTCTTCTGCGGCTGCTACAGATGCTGCAGTAGGGTCGCGACGGTCGAAAATTTCGCAAGTAACCATCGAAATCTATGAAGCAATCTGTGAAACTATAAACTTTCTTCCAAGCCTGCTGCTGGATAATAAATGTTACCTTCAAATTCAATGCTGCGCTTCATTATGGGCGAGGGCGACGACTCCTCCTTGTAGAAGGATGGGTCAAGCACGGACACCGGGCTCGGCAGATGCTGCTGCGACTCTGCTGCCGCCGTGATCTCGGCAATGCTGTGCAGCAGCTTGTCGCACCTCTCCAGCAAGCTCTTCCCTTCCTTGTACTCCTCCATCTTCGATCTCTGTTTTCGCCATTTGGGATCAACCAACATGAGCTAAACTTTCATCGAATCCATTCAGGAGACAGGGAAACGAAAGGGCTTGTAATTGGACATGGAATGTATATTGGGTTACCTCCGTATCGGTCTGTGATGGAGTGCTGATGCTGCTCTCCGAAATGGTGGACGACTCGTCCTCTGTGGGAAAAAACgccttcccctcctcctcctcctccatctcctgGTAAGCTTTGGCCGTCAATCTCCGAGTCCTCGGAGATCGGCTCGTCGTGGTGGTGCTCTGGTCCGGCCCCGCCCTTCTCAAACCAGTCCTCGGGGACTGAACCGGAGACACCCGCCGTTGCTCCGCGACTCCGCCGTTTGCTCTCCTCTGAGGCTCCACCGTCAGCGGCCTCCTCCTGCTTGGACTCATCACGCCATTGTCGCTCCGACTGGGCGAAACCGAACTCCTCCCCTTGTTCTGACCCCTCACATTCTCGCGCCGTGGGCTCGCCGCCGGCGACGCCTCCACGGACACCGCGCCAGGGCTCCGGCGAGCAGCCGCCTGCCTCGATCTGAAGCTCGAAGGCGGTGAATTGCTCCCATTCCTGCCATAAAGATTGCTCGGCCTCGACGGCCTCACGACCACGATTGGAGAGTCGCTGAAACTTCTCTCGTAGATGATGTTTATCGGGTTCGCATCGTTGCGCTTCGAGTGGAGAAGGCCTTTCAGCTGCCAAGCCTCGAGGATTTGCTTCCGCGTCTCCAAATCCTTCGACGGCTCGTCGATGCCTCTCATCCTCAgtttcttctcaatctcttcgtAGATGGACACGGCCTGTTTCAGCTCCGGGAAGAACTCCGTCGAGTCGTAGAAGCTCTTCCTCTGGATCGATCCTCTGTGGGCAACTTTCGCCGTCTCTGCTTTCACGTTCCTCGAGTCAtggccgccggcgaggctcgacttgTTGTCCCCTCTCGCG
The nucleotide sequence above comes from Eucalyptus grandis isolate ANBG69807.140 chromosome 2, ASM1654582v1, whole genome shotgun sequence. Encoded proteins:
- the LOC104427296 gene encoding protein LONGIFOLIA 1, which codes for MMTGIVQDQNLEKHIEKHIGCMAGFLHIFDRHQALAGRRLYAPKRLPPYTGMNSGRETPKAVDSPATSGELAKPPAARAPPSPDRPWPSPLKEIRSTATPEPGTPAEATTPAAARSPLAFPAFEFKEGTRSPWKFSKEAPRLSLDSRATTDAKGSLYPREIRTNAAILSAARPGDRAAGEAAGGGDDEKQRRSPSVIARLMGLENLPRPDPEPAKKAELRRSASESRVNKDIYRFMEGASSGYHMNQPQQFNVQSKVASNAVGVIAAARGDNKSSLAGGHDSRNVKAETAKVAHRGSIQRKSFYDSTEFFPELKQAVSIYEEIEKKLRMRGIDEPSKDLETRKQILEAWQLKGLLHSKRNDANPINIIYERSFSDSPIVVVRPSRPSNLYGRNGSNSPPSSFRSRQAAARRSPGAVSVEASPAASPRRENVRGQNKGRSSVSPSRSDNGVMSPSRRRPLTVEPQRRANGGVAEQRRVSPVQSPRTGLRRAGPDQSTTTTSRSPRTRRLTAKAYQEMEEEEEGKAFFPTEDESSTISESSISTPSQTDTERSKMEEYKEGKSLLERCDKLLHSIAEITAAAESQQHLPSPVSVLDPSFYKEESSPSPIMKRSIEFEDQAAELDDDAWSPISPISFKLNENAEDGDYVYISDILQASSYLHEDSDLFLLLEKQQYRNGKDTSHVSRLQRRLTFDTVAEILDRQRQFLQWKPLSVVASSALENLSLQQIWSEYQRIRERDTSDDLLEVICGVLRKDLAGDAINGWDGCPVEVSEAAVDVERLIFKDLISETIQDLAAFASDTNKFQPPRRKLVF